Proteins from a single region of Hordeum vulgare subsp. vulgare chromosome 6H, MorexV3_pseudomolecules_assembly, whole genome shotgun sequence:
- the LOC123401984 gene encoding adenine phosphoribosyltransferase 2-like isoform X1: protein MGEEANCNAVMEAANGNGNGKVKENGHAVVAMPDVKADDAVVAPADPRLQGISDAIRVVPHFPKPGIMFNDITTLLLRPGVFKDAVDIFVERYRGMDIAAVAGIEARGFIFGPAIALAIGAKFIPLRKPKKLPGEVISETYVLEYGTDCLEMHVGAIEPRERVLIVDDLVATGGTLCAAINLLERAGADVVECACLIGLPKFKDFYKLNGKPVYVLVESLEYEK, encoded by the exons ATGGGCGAGGAGGCCAATTGCAACGCCGTGATGGAGGCcgccaacggcaacggcaacggcaaggtCAAGGAGAACGGCCACGCCGTTGTGGCCATGCCGGACGTCAAGGCCGACGACGCCGTGGTGGCGCCCGCCGACCCCCGGCTGCAGGGCATCTCCGACGCCATCCGCGTCGTCCCGCACTTCCCCAAGCCAG GCATCATGTTCAACGACATCACGACGCTCCTGCTGCGGCCCGGGGTGTTCAAGGACGCCGTGGACATCTTCGTCGAGCGCTACCGCGGCATGGACATCGCCGCCGTCGCCG GGATTGAGGCGAGAGGGTTTATATTTGGCCCGGCGATTGCACTAGCCATCGGTGCCAAGTTCATTCCGTTGCGTAAGCCTAAGAAACTCCCAG GTGAGGTGATTTCTGAGACCTATGTTCTCGAATACGGAACTGATTGTCTGGAGATGCATGTTGGTGCTATCGAACCCCGTGAGCGGGTTTTGATCGTCGATGATCTGGTTGCAACTGGTGGGACACTTTGTGCTGCTATAAATCTTCTGG AACGTGCTGGAGCTGATGTCGTTGAGTGTGCTTGTCTCATTGGGCTCCCTAAATTTAAG GATTTTTACAAGCTCAATGGGAAGCCGGTCTATGTACTGGTGGAGTCTCTGGaatatgaaaaataa
- the LOC123401984 gene encoding adenine phosphoribosyltransferase 1-like isoform X2: protein MGEEANCNAVMEAANGNGNGKVKENGHAVVAMPDVKADDAVVAPADPRLQGISDAIRVVPHFPKPGIMFNDITTLLLRPGVFKDAVDIFVERYRGMDIAAVAGIEARGFIFGPAIALAIGAKFIPLRKPKKLPGEVISETYVLEYGTDCLEMHVGAIEPRERVLIVDDLVATGGTLCAAINLLGFLQAQWEAGLCTGGVSGI, encoded by the exons ATGGGCGAGGAGGCCAATTGCAACGCCGTGATGGAGGCcgccaacggcaacggcaacggcaaggtCAAGGAGAACGGCCACGCCGTTGTGGCCATGCCGGACGTCAAGGCCGACGACGCCGTGGTGGCGCCCGCCGACCCCCGGCTGCAGGGCATCTCCGACGCCATCCGCGTCGTCCCGCACTTCCCCAAGCCAG GCATCATGTTCAACGACATCACGACGCTCCTGCTGCGGCCCGGGGTGTTCAAGGACGCCGTGGACATCTTCGTCGAGCGCTACCGCGGCATGGACATCGCCGCCGTCGCCG GGATTGAGGCGAGAGGGTTTATATTTGGCCCGGCGATTGCACTAGCCATCGGTGCCAAGTTCATTCCGTTGCGTAAGCCTAAGAAACTCCCAG GTGAGGTGATTTCTGAGACCTATGTTCTCGAATACGGAACTGATTGTCTGGAGATGCATGTTGGTGCTATCGAACCCCGTGAGCGGGTTTTGATCGTCGATGATCTGGTTGCAACTGGTGGGACACTTTGTGCTGCTATAAATCTTCTGG GATTTTTACAAGCTCAATGGGAAGCCGGTCTATGTACTGGTGGAGTCTCTGGaatatga